The following proteins are co-located in the Diaphorobacter sp. HDW4B genome:
- a CDS encoding CreA family protein: MSAIVNKKTLLSAIALTGLFAVTAVALASGPEKIGTVDTAFKLVGRDHDIIVEAYDDPDVQGVTCYVSRARTGGVKGSLGLAEDRSEASISCHQVSAITFPKPLKDQDEVFSERTSLVFKRLRVVRMVDVKRNALVYLTYSDKLIDGSPQNSVSAVPVAHGTQIPLKK; this comes from the coding sequence ATGTCCGCCATCGTCAACAAGAAGACCCTCCTGTCGGCGATTGCGCTGACGGGTCTGTTCGCCGTCACTGCCGTGGCACTGGCCTCCGGGCCTGAAAAAATCGGCACTGTGGACACCGCATTCAAACTGGTCGGCCGCGATCACGACATCATCGTGGAAGCATACGACGACCCCGATGTGCAAGGTGTCACCTGCTACGTCTCCCGTGCCCGCACGGGCGGTGTGAAGGGTTCGCTCGGATTGGCCGAAGACCGCTCGGAAGCATCGATCTCCTGCCACCAGGTCAGTGCCATCACCTTCCCCAAGCCGCTCAAAGATCAAGACGAGGTGTTCAGTGAACGCACCTCGCTGGTCTTCAAGCGCCTGCGCGTGGTGCGGATGGTGGACGTCAAGCGCAATGCCTTGGTCTACCTGACCTACTCCGACAAACTGATCGACGGCTCGCCGCAGAACTCGGTCTCTGCCGTGCCGGTGGCGCACGGCACGCAGATTCCTCTGAAAAAGTAA
- the fahA gene encoding fumarylacetoacetase, which yields MFEIDQTHDPKLQSWVESANVAGCDFPIQNLPFGLFSNKPGAAPRIGVAIGDKVLDLRMAALVSSDDMNALMNATPAQRANLRRAISTGLARGSDQQKDWERALLDQSAVTMHVPCRINDYTDFYTSINHATTVGKQFRPDNPLLPNYQWVPIGYHGRASSINVSGTDFKRPKGQTKAPDATVPMVGPCKRLDYELELGWFVAQGNAQGDAIPITDAESHLFGVALFNDWSARDIQGWEYQPLGPFLAKNFASTLSPWMVTMEALAPFRDAFTRPGADPQPLPYLDSAENRLRGAFSITLEVLLLTPKMQAAGKAAQRISLTNAANAAYWTPAQLVAHHTVNGCNLQTGDLFGSGTLSGPTPQEAGSLMELSAGGKQPIALPDGEQRTFLEDGDTVIFRGWCERAGAARIGFGECRATVLAAAV from the coding sequence ATGTTTGAAATCGACCAGACACATGATCCCAAGCTGCAAAGCTGGGTCGAATCCGCCAACGTTGCGGGCTGCGATTTTCCGATCCAGAACCTGCCCTTCGGCCTGTTCAGCAACAAGCCCGGGGCTGCGCCCCGCATTGGAGTGGCGATTGGTGACAAGGTGCTCGATCTGCGCATGGCAGCGCTCGTCAGCAGTGACGACATGAACGCGCTGATGAACGCCACGCCCGCGCAACGTGCGAATCTGCGCCGTGCGATTTCTACAGGGCTTGCACGCGGCAGCGACCAGCAAAAGGATTGGGAGCGCGCGCTGCTCGATCAGTCCGCCGTCACCATGCATGTGCCTTGCCGCATCAACGACTACACGGATTTCTACACCAGCATCAACCACGCGACCACGGTGGGCAAGCAGTTTCGTCCGGACAATCCGCTGCTGCCCAACTACCAGTGGGTGCCCATCGGTTATCACGGGCGTGCATCGTCGATCAATGTGAGCGGCACGGATTTCAAGCGCCCCAAGGGCCAGACCAAGGCTCCTGATGCGACGGTGCCGATGGTAGGGCCATGCAAGCGCCTGGACTACGAACTGGAACTGGGCTGGTTTGTGGCGCAAGGCAATGCGCAGGGCGACGCGATTCCGATCACCGATGCCGAGTCGCATCTGTTCGGTGTGGCGCTGTTCAACGACTGGTCCGCGCGTGACATTCAGGGCTGGGAATACCAACCGCTGGGTCCGTTTCTTGCCAAGAATTTCGCAAGCACGCTGTCGCCGTGGATGGTGACCATGGAGGCGCTCGCGCCGTTTCGCGATGCCTTTACACGACCCGGTGCTGATCCGCAGCCGCTGCCTTATCTGGACTCAGCCGAAAATCGCCTACGTGGCGCTTTCTCGATCACGCTGGAAGTGCTGCTGCTGACGCCGAAGATGCAAGCAGCAGGCAAGGCTGCGCAACGTATCTCGCTGACCAACGCAGCGAATGCGGCTTACTGGACGCCTGCGCAACTCGTCGCGCATCACACCGTCAACGGCTGCAATCTGCAGACCGGCGACTTGTTCGGTTCGGGCACCTTGTCAGGACCGACGCCGCAGGAAGCCGGCTCGCTGATGGAGCTGAGCGCTGGCGGCAAGCAGCCGATTGCACTACCCGATGGCGAGCAACGCACGTTTCTGGAGGACGGCGATACGGTGATCTTCAGAGGCTGGTGCGAACGCGCCGGGGCTGCACGCATCGGCTTTGGAGAATGCCGCGCGACGGTGTTGGCTGCTGCGGTTTGA